The following proteins are co-located in the Alphaproteobacteria bacterium genome:
- a CDS encoding YebC/PmpR family DNA-binding transcriptional regulator, giving the protein MAGHSQFKNIMYRKGAQDAKRAKIFAKLAREITVAAKQGVADPDMNPRLRTAIAAARSANMPKDNIERAVKKGAAGDDDTVYDEMRYEGFGPGGVAVIVEALTDNRNRTAAEVRASFTRHAGNLGESGSVNFMFNHVGVVRYAADVADVDDMFETAVEAGAENVNSDDNGHQITCEVGALHDVRDALAAEFGEPNGVALEWLPVSTVSIDENQAETLFKLIDALEDNDDVQSVAANFDISDDIMQWVSARG; this is encoded by the coding sequence ATGGCCGGCCATTCGCAATTCAAGAACATCATGTATCGGAAGGGCGCGCAGGACGCCAAGCGTGCCAAGATATTCGCCAAGCTGGCGCGCGAGATTACGGTTGCTGCCAAACAGGGTGTGGCGGATCCGGATATGAACCCACGCCTGCGCACCGCCATCGCTGCCGCGCGCTCGGCTAATATGCCCAAGGACAATATCGAGCGTGCGGTCAAGAAAGGCGCCGCCGGCGACGACGACACGGTCTATGACGAAATGCGCTATGAGGGCTTTGGCCCCGGCGGAGTCGCGGTGATCGTTGAGGCCTTGACCGACAACCGTAACCGCACTGCGGCTGAGGTGCGCGCCTCGTTTACGCGGCACGCTGGAAATCTTGGCGAGAGCGGCAGCGTCAACTTCATGTTCAACCATGTGGGTGTTGTCCGCTACGCAGCGGACGTGGCCGATGTGGACGACATGTTTGAGACAGCGGTGGAGGCCGGCGCGGAGAATGTTAATAGCGACGACAACGGCCATCAGATCACCTGCGAGGTTGGGGCCTTGCACGATGTGCGGGACGCGCTTGCGGCCGAGTTCGGCGAACCCAACGGTGTGGCGCTGGAGTGGCTGCCGGTAAGCACGGTCAGCATCGATGAAAACCAGGCCGAGACGTTGTTCAAGCTTATCGATGCCCTCGAGGACAATGACGACGTACAATCGGTGGCGGCC
- a CDS encoding TIGR00282 family metallophosphoesterase has protein sequence MNILFCGDVVGSAGRAALSKYLPDLRRDLELDFVVVNGENAAGGFGITGAIAETLFDLSVDVITTGNHVWDQREVATVLVREPRLLRPINFPPASTPGNGMGVYEYESPHRGKVLVVNVMGRLFMDPLDDPFATLEAVFAKHVLGENIDAAIVDMHAEATSEKQAVAHFLDGRASLVVGSHSHVPTADGQILPGGTAYQSDAGMCGDYDSVIGSDKGMWVQKFRSKMPVGRIGPSNGAATLCAVLVETEPRSGLARSIEPVILGARLKERRPG, from the coding sequence ATGAATATTCTGTTCTGTGGCGATGTGGTAGGCAGCGCCGGGCGCGCCGCGCTGAGCAAATATCTGCCCGACTTGCGCCGTGACCTTGAGCTCGATTTTGTCGTTGTCAACGGCGAAAACGCCGCCGGCGGCTTCGGTATTACCGGTGCCATCGCTGAAACCCTTTTCGATCTCAGCGTCGATGTGATCACCACGGGCAACCATGTTTGGGACCAGCGCGAGGTGGCAACGGTGCTGGTGCGTGAGCCACGCCTGCTGCGTCCGATAAATTTTCCGCCTGCCTCGACGCCGGGCAATGGCATGGGCGTATACGAATACGAGAGCCCGCATAGGGGAAAAGTGCTCGTGGTCAATGTCATGGGGCGACTATTCATGGACCCCCTCGACGACCCGTTCGCGACTCTCGAGGCAGTGTTCGCCAAGCATGTCCTGGGGGAGAACATTGATGCCGCCATTGTCGATATGCATGCCGAGGCTACCAGCGAGAAACAAGCGGTCGCCCATTTTCTCGACGGTCGCGCCAGCCTCGTGGTTGGCTCCCACAGCCATGTACCCACCGCAGACGGCCAGATATTGCCTGGCGGCACCGCCTACCAGAGTGACGCGGGCATGTGCGGTGACTACGATTCGGTAATTGGCTCGGACAAGGGCATGTGGGTGCAGAAGTTCCGCAGCAAGATGCCCGTCGGGCGCATCGGCCCCTCAAACGGCGCGGCTACGCTTTGTGCCGTCCTCGTGGAGACCGAGCCTCGCTCCGGGCTCGCCCGCAGCATAGAGCCCGTCATCCTCGGTGCCCGGTTGAAAGAACGGCGGCCAGGCTGA